One window of the Podospora pseudocomata strain CBS 415.72m chromosome 7, whole genome shotgun sequence genome contains the following:
- a CDS encoding hypothetical protein (COG:S; EggNog:ENOG503NY0E), whose protein sequence is MSYNPPMSFSERRGAVFNEELSLNTHHGIKSLAQPRPRGPPTPSMSTPAADFDQVTGSPPPPPTPAASPGPSNSRPDWKSADETEEAYLATIRQYFVKCNSAQRGRLLSDLLNLCTSQQLSFVHQFVSPLLKKDPFTTLPDELCLRILSFIDDPKVLVRASQVSRRWRDLLSDDMTWKNLCVKHDYQRRMSEVQAMRAEFYGHAQRDDGAAAGDCSGALTSNSLPASFGSSTGARPRLTSYKSHFKQRYLVDVAWRTGGRNISKNLTQDGGVVTSLHLTSKYIIVALDNARIHVFDTEGNALRTLQGHVMGVWAMVPWDDILVSGGCDREVRVWDLTTGNCLHTLRGHTSTVRCLKMSDANTAISGSRDTTLRVWDIRNGTLIKLLVGHQASVRCLEIKGDIVVSGSYDTTAKVWSISEGRCLHTLSGHYSQIYAIAFDGYRVATGSLDTSVRIWNAQTGECQAVLQGHTSLVGQLQMRGGTLVTGGSDGSVRVWSLERFCPIHRLAAHDNSVTSLQFDDTRVVSGGSDGRVKVWDLKTGQLVRELITQGEAVWRVAFEDEKCVAMALKNSRTVMEVWNFSPPEEMLNDRPVIPLKRTLDAPAPDGSRPLSAFALDYRGAGSSSSGNGMLDVDMPDAGPSTAPLQQSGGMFFRDP, encoded by the exons ATGTCCTACAATCCACCAATGAGTTTCTCCGAGAGGAGAGGGGCCGTCTTTAACGAGGAGTTGTCGCTGAATACACATCATGGCATCAAGAGCCTGGCGCAACCGCGTCCCAGagggccaccaacaccgagtATGAGCACGCCCGCGGCAGACTTCGATCAGGTTACCggctctccaccacctccacccacGCCGGCGGCATCCCCAGGACCATCCAACTCGAGGCCGGATTGGAAGAGCGCCGACGAAACCGAGGAGGCCTACCTTGCTACGATTCGCCAGTACTTTGTCAAGTGCAACAGTGCTCAGAGGGGGCGGCTGCTGTCTGATCTGCTGAACCTCTGCACCAGTCAACAGCTGAGCTTTGTACACCAGTTTGTCAGCCcgctgctgaagaaggatCCATTCACTACTCTCCCAGATGAACTGTGTCTTAGA ATCCTCTCGTTCATCGACGATCCCAAGGTGCTTGTGCGCGCATCGCAAGTGTCCCGAAGATGGCGGGATTTGCTGAGTGATGACATGACGTGGAAGAATCTATGCGTAAAGCACGATTATCAGCGTAGGATGTCGGAAGTCCAGGCTATGCGGGCAGAATTCTACGGTCATGCTCAGCGAGACGACGGTGCGGCCGCCGGGGACTGTTCCGGCGCGCTCACGTCCAACTCGCTACCCGCGTCGTTTGGAAGCAGCACCGGCGCGCGGCCGAGGCTCACGTCGTACAAGTCACACTTTAAGCAGAGATATCTGGTTGATGTGGCTTGGAGGACGGGCGGGCGGAACATCTCCAAGAATCTCACCCAGGATGGCGGCGTGGTCACGAGTCTGCATTTGACCTCCAAGTACATCATTGTGGCTCTTGATAATGCCAGGATCCACGTGTTTGATACCGAAGGAAACGCGCTTCGCACCCTACAGGGCCATGTGATGGGTGTCTGGGCTATGGTGCCCTGGGATGATATCCTGGTCAGTGGTGGCTGTGACAGAGAGGTTCGGGTTTGGGACCTGACGACTGG AAACTGCCTGCATACGCTTAGGGGTCACACCTCTACGGTCCGCTGTCTTAAGATGTCAGATGCCAACACGGCCATTTCCGGATCCAGAGACACGACCCTTCGGGTTTGGGATATCAGAAACGGCACACTGATCAAGCTGCTTGTCGGCCACCAGGCCAGCGTCCGGTGTTTGGAGATCAAGGGTGACATCGTGGTGTCTGGCAGTTATGATACCACCGCCAAGGTGTGGAGTATTTCCGAAGGTCGCTGCCTTCACACGCTTTCGGGGCATTACAGCCAAATCTATGCAATCGCCTTTGATGGCTACCGGGTGGCGACTGGCAGTCTTGACACTAGTGTCAGGATCTGGAATGCGCAGACAGG TGAATGTCAAGCTGTTCTCCAGGGCCACACCTCCCTCGTGGGTCAACTGCAAATGCGTGGCGGCACACTCGTCACGGGCGGCAGTGATGGCTCTGTGAGAGTATGGTCGCTCGAGAGATTCTGCCCTATTCACCGGCTCGCCGCCCACGACAACAGCGTGACGAGCTTGCAATTTGACGACACGAGGGTTGTCAGCGGAGGTAGCGACGGGCGAGTCAAGGTCTGGGATCTCAAGACTGGCCAGCTGGTTCGCGAGCTTATCACGCAGGGCGAGGCTGTGTGGAGGGTTGcgtttgaggatgagaagtgCGTCGCGATGGCGCTGAAGAATAGCCGGACCGTCATGGAG GTTTGGAACTTCTCGCCACCAGAAGAAATGCTCAACGACCGCCCTGTTATCCCACTGAAGAGAACCCTCGACGCCCCAGCACCAGACGGCAGCAGACCACTCAGCGCCTTTGCTCTGGACTACCGGGGTGCTGGAAGCAGTAGTAGCGGCAATGGAATGCTTGACGTCGATATGCCCGACGCAGGACCATCCACCGCGCCACTTCAACAGAGCGGTGGCATGTTTTTCCGGGATCCATGA
- a CDS encoding hypothetical protein (COG:U; EggNog:ENOG503NWZP): protein MSGLIFLVVTSVVMAVASFLAGALPLSISLTQSQLRFVASLGAGLLVGSCLIVIVPEGIEAIASASSDHHHDDNAPHRHRRDDLPQTEDDELPAFHIGLSLILGFALMFLIDRLPRHLTDRFTPPPQSRHVSLDNLSTHQPDSDLEDESFLGGLTPSPKQSRSLATTIGLVIHAAADGVAMGASATTSNMNVGLIIFFAILVHKAPAAFGLTSTLLKQGLSKRAARVHLMVFSLAAPVGALVTYFMVGMLGGEHLEGRRGGKWWTGMLLLFSGGRFCMWLCMLCRRRILLGLGGMIMLGREVEGVIQRLGMGGIGGGGGWS from the exons ATGAGTGGCTTAATCTTCCTCGTCGTGACCTCG GTGGTCATGGCCGTGGC ctccttcctcgccggcgCACTCCCCTTATCCATCAGCCTCACCCAATCCCAACTCCGTTTCGTCGCCTCCCTCGGCGCGGGTCTTTTAGTTGGATCATGCCTTATAGTCATTGTCCCCGAGGGCATAGAAGCTatcgcctccgcctcctccgaccATCACCACGACGATAATGCCCCGCACCGTCACCGTCGCGATGATCTCCCTCAGaccgaagacgacgagctcCCAGCCTTCCACATcggcctctccctcatcctcggcttcgcCCTCATGTTCCTCATCGaccgcctcccccgccatCTAACAGACCGcttcacccctcccccccaatcccGCCACGTatccctcgacaacctctcCACTCACCAACCCGATTCCGACCTCGAAGACGAGTCCTTCCTCGGGGGTTTGACACCCTCTCCGAAACAATCACGATCACTAGCAACGACAATAGGACTGGTGATCCACGCGGCAGCAGACGGGGTTGCGATGGGGGCGTCAgcgacaacatcaaacaTGAACGTCGGCCTgatcatcttcttcgccatTCTGGTCCACAAGGCCCCCGCGGCGTTTGGGCTCACGTCTACGCTGCTTAAGCAAGGGTTGAGCAAACGAGCGGCGAGGGTGCATCTCATGGTGTTCAGCCTGGCGGCGCCGGTGGGGGCGCTGGTGACGTATTTCATGGTGGGCATGCTGGGGGGGGAGCatttggaggggaggaggggggggaagtgGTGGACGGGGATGCTGCTCTTGTTCAGCGGGGGACGTTTTTGTATGTGGCTATGCATGCTATGCAGGAGGAGAATtcttttggggttggggggcatGATCATGCTGGgcagggaggtggagggggttatTCAGaggttgggaatggggggaataggaggggggggaggttggagttga
- the MNP1 gene encoding 54S ribosomal protein L12, mitochondrial (EggNog:ENOG503P1TG; BUSCO:EOG09265HPJ; COG:J), with amino-acid sequence MSVSCRYAAQSCARQLRTTAARTPLRTSSAVALQRRYNSTETSPKISAIVDQISQLTLLETADLVASLKSRLNIPDLPVGGFAAAAAPAAAPAAVEEAEDAAPAAAEKTLFSVKLMAFDAGAKPKVIKEVKNLLGLSLVDSKKFVESAPKLMKESVPKDEAEKIVATMKELGATVVME; translated from the exons ATGTCCGTCTCGTGCAGATACGCCGCGCAATCCTGCGCCCGCCAGCTccgcaccaccgccgccagaaCACCCCTCCgtacctcctccgccgtggcCCTCCAAAGGAGATACAACTCAACCGAGACCAGCCCCAAGATCTCGGCCATCGTCGACCAGATTAGCCAATTGACCCTCTTGGAGACGGCCGACCTTGTTGCGAGCTTGAAG TCCCGCCTCAACATCCCCGACCTCCCCGTCGGTGGcttcgctgccgccgccgccccagcCGCCGCCCCCGCTGCCGTcgaagaagccgaggacgCCGCCCCGGCCGCCGCCGAAAAGACCCTCTTCTCCGTCAAGCTCATGGCCTTTGACGCCGGcgccaagcccaaggtcatcaaggaggtcaagaaTTTGCTCGGTCTCTCCCTAGTAGACTCCAAGAAGTTTGTCGAGAGCGCGCCCAAGCTCATGAAGGAGTCGGTACCAAAGgacgaggctgagaagaTTGTCGCGACGATGAAGGAGTTGGGTGCTactgtggtgatggagtaA
- the cdc17 gene encoding ATP-dependent DNA ligase Cdc17 (EggNog:ENOG503NW9U; COG:L), producing the protein MPPKGSRQATLGKFFTQANGAAIPEPKVAAQNKTQTKLSFSTKVGGEQSPKRKKKDEEEEVRSDAEGGEEGFKPVEKKKKRGRPAKAAIITTTEKKTRKKEVDEDGDESMEDAEPAQKKARKGGRRVVRDEEDGDESMEDAPAPVGDDRVSSPEGYQYEKGSEPRMLNATPKKRQGKKVRQDEKEWNFGVESPEGYDYKGGSPPKLFKGDRLVAVGGKKVGKEEAGKEEGEKAGKKAVEKEEEEVVKEGEETASLASDVEMEEEEEEEEKPEVAKKARQKVQATLKSADEHPFPDWKAGEPVPYAALCTTFSLVELTTKRLEIMAHCALFLRQVLRLTPDDLLPVVLLMINKLAPDYAGIELGIGESLIMKAIGESTGRSLAIIKQDQKEIGDLGLVAVKSRSTQPTMFKPKPLTVRGVLKGLMGIATTTGNGAQGRKVDGIKKLLSQADANGAKKVDITKDKGGPSEAKYLVRFLEGKLRLGLAEKSVIVSLSQAVVAHEAAQKGVAPSAADFEKGEAILKTVYSELPSYDVIIPAMVEHGIMNLRDHCKLRPGVPLKPMLANPTKAITEVLDRFENKLFTCEYKYDGERAQIHYVAKDTAEELSQSAANASKEVGNGVAAIFSRNSEDLSKKYPDVLAKLSTWVKDDTKSFVLDCESVAWDVDEKKVLPFQQLMTRKKKDVKIEEVKVKVCVFAFDLLYLNGEAVVNKSLRERRELLHKSFTPVEGEFAFATSMNGQELDEIQTFLDESVKASCEGLMVKMLDGEESGYEPSKRSRNWLKIKKDYLTGIGDSLDLVVLGAYFGKGKRTSVYGAFLLACYNPGTDTYETVCNIGTGFSEAVLEELHAQLSKITIDRPKPFYAHSSGGQHQPDVWFEPKYVWEVKTADLTLSPRYKAGMKEGVDPSGEKGISLRFPRFIKVRDDKKPDEATSSRQVAEMYRKQESVSKSKGPSVDDDFEY; encoded by the exons ATGCCTCCTAAGGGGAGTAGGCAGGCTACGCTGGG GAAATTCTTCACCCAGGCCAACGGCGCTGCGATTCCGGAGCCAAAGGTGGCGGCGCAAAATAAAACGCAGACGAAGTTGAGTTTTTCGACcaaggtggggggggagCAGAGCcccaagaggaagaagaaggatgaagaggaggaggtgagatCTGAtgctgaggggggagaggaggggtttaAACCGgtggagaaaaagaagaaacggGGCCGGCCTGCTAAGGCTGCCATCATCACTACGACGGAAAAGAAGACGAgaaagaaggaggttgatgaggatggggatgagagCATGGAGGATGCGGAACCTGCGCAGAAAAaagcgaggaagggggggaggagggtggtgagggatgaggaggatggggatgagagTATGGAGGAT gcgccggcgccggtTGGGGATGACAGGGTGTCCTCGCCGGAGGGGTATCAGTATGAGAAGGGGAGTGAGCCGAGGATGTTGAATGCGACGCCGAAGAAGAggcaggggaagaaggtgagacaggatgagaaggagtgGAATTTCGGGGTGGAGTCGCCGGAGGGGTATGATTATAAGGGTGGGAGTCCACCGAAGCTTTTTAAGGGGGATAggttggttgctgttggggggaagaaggttgggaaggaggaggcggggaaggaagagggggagaaggccgggaagaaggcggttgagaaggaggaggaggaggttgtcaaggagggagaggagacgGCGTCGTTGGCTTCGGatgtggagatggaggaggaggaggaggaggaggagaagccggaggtggccaagaaggcgaggcAGAAGGTGCAGGCTACGCTTAAGAGTGCTGATGAGCATCCTTTTCCTGACTGGAAGGCTGGGGAGCCGGTGCCGTATGCTGCTCTCTGCACTACGTTTTCGCTGGTGGAGCTCACGACGAAGAGGCTGGAGATTATGGCGCACTGTGCGCTGTTTTTGAGACAGGTTTTGAGGCTCACGCCGGATGATCTTTTACCGGTGGTGCTGCTTATGATCAACAAGCTTGCTCCTGACTATGCGGGTATCGAGCTGGGCATCGGAGAGAGTTTGATCATGAAGGCTATCGGAGAGTCGACGGGCAGAAGTCTGGCGATTATCAAGCAAGATCAGAAGGAGATTGGTGATCTGGGCTTGGTGGCGGTCAAGAGCAGGTCGACGCAGCCGACCATGTTTAAACCAAAGCCATTGACTGTTAGGGGTGTGTTGAAGGGGCTGATGGGCATTGCCACAACAACGGGCAATGGAGCTCAGGGAAGGAAGGTGGATGGGATCAAGAAATTGCTTTCCCAGGCTGATGCCAACGGGGCGAAGAAGGTTGATATCACTAAGGACAAGGGCGGGCCGAGTGAAGCCAAGTATCTGGTCAGGTTCCTGGAGGGGAAGCTGAGATTAGGTCTGGCGGAGAAGTCGGTCATTGTCAGCTTGTCACAGGCGGTGGTTGCGCACGAGGCGGCTCAAAAGGGGGTTGCGCCCAGTGCGGCTGACTTTGAGAAGGGCGAGGCGATCCTCAAGACTGTCTACAGCGAGCTGCCAAGCTACGATGTCATCATTCCGGCTATGGTTGAGCACGGGATCATGAACCTGAGGGATCACTGCAAGTTGAGGCCTGGTGTTCCCCTCAAGCCCATGTTGGCCAATCCTACCAAGGCTATCACCGAGGTTCTGGACCGGTTTGAGAATAAGCTGTTCACTTGCGAGTACAAGTACGATGGTGAAAGAGCGCAGATTCACTATGTGGCCAAGGACACTGCTGAAGAGCTCAGCCAGTCGGCCGCGAATGCCAGCAAGGAGGTGGGTAATGGTGTTGCGGCGATCTTCTCGAGAAACTCGGAGGATCTGTCTAAGAAGTACCCTGACGTCTTGGCCAAGCTGTCTACTTGGGTCAAGGATGACACGAAGAGCTTTGTCTTGGACTGTGAGTCGGTTGCTTGGGATgtggatgagaagaaggtATTGCCTTTCCAGCAGCTGATGAcgcgcaagaagaaggacgtcAAGATTGAGGaagtcaaggtcaaggtttGCGTCTTTGCGTTTGATCTGCTTTATCTGAacggggaggcggtggtgaacaAGTCGCtcagggagaggagggagctgTTGCACAAGTCGTTTACTCCTGTCGAGGGCGAGTTTGCGTTTGCGACGTCGATGAATGGgcaggagctggatgagatTCAGACGTTCTTGGATGAGTCGGTCAAGGCTTCGTgtgaggggttgatggtgaagatgctggatggggaggagagcggGTATGAGCCTAGTAAGAGGTCGAGGAATTGGTTGAAG ATCAAGAAAGACTACCTCACCGGCATCGGCGACTCGCTcgacctcgtcgtcctcggcgccTACTTTGGCAAGGGCAAGCGCACCTCTGTCTACGGCGCCTTTTTGCTGGCGTGCTACAACCCCGGCACGGACACGTACGAAACGGTCTGCAACATTGGCACCGGCTTCAGCGAGGCTGTTCTCGAGGAGCTGCATGCCCAGCTCTCCAAGATCACGATTGATCGCCCCAAGCCGTTTTACGCCCACAGCAGCGGGGGCCAGCACCAGCCGGACGTGTGGTTTGAACCTAAATATGTCTGGGAGGTCAAGACGGCGGACTTGACGCTGAGCCCAAGGTACAAGGCGGggatgaaggagggggttgaccCGAgcggggagaaggggatcaGCTTGAGGTTTCCGAGGTTTATCAAGGTGAGGGATGACAAGAAGCCGGACGAGGCGACGAGCAGTCGGCAGGTGGCGGAGATGTATCGGAAGCAGGAGAGTGTGAGTAAGAGCAAGGGGCCgagtgtggatgatgattttGAGTATTAG
- the PDA1 gene encoding alpha subunit of pyruvate dehydrogenase (COG:C; EggNog:ENOG503NUI6; BUSCO:EOG09262Q8D), translated as MFSRATRLTRALPVRVAAARASPVTASLARRTVTTNAASAQVDKSSVPQSEDEPFHVTLSDESFETYELDPPPYQLEVTKKQLKQMYKDMVVVRQMEMAADRLYKEKKIRGFCHLSTGQEAVAVGIEHAINKSDDVITSYRCHGFAYMRGGTVRSIIGELLGRREGIAYGKGGSMHMFAKGFYGGNGIVGAQVPVGAGLAFAQKYTGGKKATVILYGDGASNQGQVFEAFNMAKLWKLPALFGCENNKYGMGTSAARSSALTDYYKRGQYIPGLKVNGMDVLAVKAAVQYGKQWTEEDNGPLVLEYVTYRYGGHSMSDPGTTYRTREEIQRMRSTNDPIAGLKQHILDWGVAQEDELKNIDKEARSFVNEEVAAAEAMAVPEATPKILYEDIYVRGSEPDFIRGRILDENYYFKQ; from the exons ATGTTCTCGCGAGCCACCCGGTTAACAAGGGCGCTGCCCGTCcgcgttgctgctgcccgcGCCAGCCCTGTCACGGCTTCGCTTGCCCGGAGGaccgtcaccaccaatgCCGCTTCGGCGCAGGTTGACAAGAGCTCCGTCCCCCAG TCCGAAGATGAGCCCTTCCATGTCACCCTTTCCGACGAGAGCTTCGAGACGTACGAGCTCGACCCCCCACCTTACCAGCTTGAGGTTACCAAGAAGCAGTTGAAGCAGATGTATAAGGATATGGTTGTCGTCAG ACAAATGGAGATGGCTGCCGACAGACTatacaaggagaagaagattcGGGGTTTCTGCCACCTCTCCACCGGTCAGGAGGCCGTCGCCGTCGGTATCGAGCATGCGATCAACAAGTCGGACGATGTCATCACCTCTTACAGATGCCACGGTTTTGCCTATATGAGAGGCGGCACTGTGCGCTCCATCATtggcgagcttcttggtcGCCGTGAGGGTATTGCGTACGGCAAGGGCGGTTCTATGCACATGTTCGCCAAGGGCTTTTATGGCGGCAACGGCATTGTCGGCGCTCAGGTGCCTGTCGGTGCcgggttggcttttgcccaGAAGTATACCGGTGGCAAGAAGGCTACTGTTATCCTgtatggtgatggtgcttcCAACCAGGGTCAGGTGTTTGAGGCTTTCAACATGGCCAAGCTTTGGAAGTTGCCCGCCCTTTTCGGGTGCGAGA ACAACAAGTACGGTATGGGTACCTCCGCTGCCCGCTCCTCCGCCCTGACCGACTACTACAAGCGCGGCCAGTACATCCCCGGTCTCAAGGTCAACGGCATGGACGTCCTTGCGGTCAAGGCGGCCGTCCAGTACGGCAAGCAGTGGACTGAGGAGGACAATGGTCCGTTGGTTCTCGAGTACGTGACCTACCGCTACGGTGGTCATAGTATGTCGGACCCCGGCACCACCTACCGCACCCGTGAGGAAATTCAGCGTATGCGGTCCACCAACGATCCCATCGCCGGCCTCAAGCAGCACATTCTCGACTGGGGCGTTGCTCAGGAGGACGAGCTCAAGAACATCGACAAGGAGGCGCGCAGCTTCGTCAACGAGGAGgtggccgccgccgaggccatGGCCGTCCCTGAGGCCACCCCCAAGATCCTGTACGAGGACATTTACGTCAGAGGCTCCGAGCCCGATTTCATCCGTGGCCGCATCCTGGATGAGAACTACTACTTCAAGCAGTAA